The following proteins are co-located in the Desulfoscipio sp. XC116 genome:
- the whiA gene encoding DNA-binding protein WhiA, with translation MSFSTLTKNELARVMGSRQCCKMAELVALIKMDGSLQLSGRQMSINILNHNAAVARKVFKLVKELFGMQAEVLVKKKVRLRKNNVYWVRIPPQEGLRDMLVQLGLQRLDGSLREGIQQDLVGRDCCRRAYLRGAFLGGGSVNSPGGNYHMEIITSKGRHAADICRLLQKFGLAAKISRRKAWFVVYLKDSEQIVQCLNIMGAHSALLEFENTRIYKGMRNQVNRLVNCETANLNKTVDASLRQIDSIAIVARVIGMDKLTPGLREIAELRIKFPDASLKELGEMANPPLGKSGVNHRLRKLDRMAEKLRAGDMPTGL, from the coding sequence TTGAGTTTTTCCACGCTGACTAAAAATGAATTGGCCAGGGTGATGGGCTCGCGGCAGTGCTGCAAAATGGCCGAGCTGGTCGCTCTGATTAAAATGGATGGTTCTCTTCAGTTGAGCGGGCGGCAGATGTCGATAAATATTTTAAACCATAATGCCGCTGTAGCCCGTAAGGTGTTTAAATTGGTCAAGGAGCTTTTCGGCATGCAGGCCGAGGTATTGGTTAAAAAGAAGGTGCGCCTGCGCAAGAACAATGTTTACTGGGTGCGCATACCACCCCAGGAGGGCTTGCGTGACATGTTGGTACAACTGGGTCTGCAAAGGTTGGATGGTTCTCTGCGTGAAGGTATACAGCAGGATTTGGTGGGCCGTGATTGCTGCAGGCGCGCTTACTTGCGCGGTGCTTTTTTGGGCGGCGGCTCGGTGAACAGTCCGGGCGGTAATTATCATATGGAGATTATCACCAGTAAAGGGCGGCACGCCGCCGATATTTGCCGGTTACTGCAGAAGTTTGGCCTGGCGGCTAAAATTAGCAGGCGTAAAGCTTGGTTCGTAGTTTATCTCAAGGATAGCGAACAAATTGTGCAGTGTCTTAATATTATGGGCGCTCACTCGGCACTGCTTGAATTTGAGAACACCCGGATATACAAGGGGATGCGCAACCAGGTAAACCGGCTGGTTAATTGTGAAACCGCCAATTTGAATAAAACGGTGGATGCTTCGCTGCGCCAAATAGATAGCATTGCTATTGTAGCCCGGGTTATCGGTATGGATAAATTGACCCCGGGTCTGAGAGAAATTGCTGAGCTGCGCATAAAATTTCCGGATGCCAGCTTAAAGGAGCTGGGCGAAATGGCTAATCCGCCGCTGGGCAAATCGGGAGTTAATCACCGCCTGCGCAAATTGGATCGGATGGCGGAAAAACTGCGGGCGGGTGATATGCCGACGGGGTTATAA
- the rpoN gene encoding RNA polymerase factor sigma-54, translated as MRMGYGLNIVQTQKLIMTPELRQAITVLQLSSLELGTYVEQQLQENPLLEIGEDYEKVSTEEPSPVESGAGEREKENKNEKEKEYDIDWQDYFHDSSDLGMPRSEVSREQNEYSYEHYVSRAPNLMECLIQQLGLVRCAKRKRDIAEYIIGNINDHGYLGCSIDEIVNQVGAAADEVLEALKIVQSFDPPGVGARSLQECLLLQLTYLGINDPLAYVIVERHLMDLADGKYSRMAQVLGVPVQEIQRAADLLKTLDPKPGRNFSSVNDNRYIVPDIVLNKVDGEYVIITNDTSVPRLTINNTYRAVLGQDAGDSQTKKFVEHKLNAAAWLIKSIEQRRLTLYKVTKCLVDLQRDFLDYGVKYLKPLNLKTVADIVGLHESTVSRATSNKYIQTPQGVFEMKYFFSSGLSNAGGPAVSAASIKKALREIIDGEDAKTPLNDQQIADIFNRRGVKISRRTVAKYRDEMNVPPIRKRKRY; from the coding sequence ATGCGCATGGGTTACGGGCTAAACATCGTGCAAACTCAAAAATTAATTATGACTCCCGAATTGCGCCAGGCCATTACCGTTTTGCAGCTTTCTTCCCTGGAACTGGGCACTTATGTGGAACAGCAGCTTCAGGAGAACCCGTTGCTGGAAATCGGGGAAGATTACGAAAAGGTGAGTACAGAGGAACCATCACCTGTCGAATCAGGCGCAGGGGAAAGAGAAAAGGAAAACAAAAACGAAAAGGAAAAGGAATATGACATTGACTGGCAGGATTATTTTCATGACAGCAGTGATCTGGGTATGCCCCGTTCCGAAGTGAGCCGGGAACAAAATGAATATAGCTATGAGCATTATGTCAGCCGCGCGCCGAATTTAATGGAATGTTTAATACAGCAGCTTGGTTTGGTCCGGTGTGCCAAACGTAAAAGAGATATTGCTGAATATATTATCGGTAATATAAATGATCATGGCTATCTTGGTTGTTCAATTGATGAAATAGTCAATCAAGTGGGGGCCGCCGCCGACGAGGTGCTGGAGGCATTAAAGATTGTGCAATCTTTCGACCCGCCGGGGGTAGGGGCCCGCTCGCTGCAAGAATGCTTGCTGCTGCAATTGACTTATCTTGGTATTAATGATCCGCTGGCTTACGTGATAGTGGAAAGGCATCTCATGGATTTAGCCGACGGCAAGTACAGCCGTATGGCTCAGGTGCTGGGCGTACCGGTGCAGGAGATCCAACGGGCGGCTGATTTGCTGAAAACCCTGGATCCCAAACCCGGGCGCAATTTCAGCAGTGTCAATGATAACCGGTATATCGTACCGGATATTGTGCTGAATAAAGTGGATGGTGAGTATGTAATTATTACCAACGATACTTCGGTGCCTCGTTTGACTATCAACAACACCTACCGGGCCGTACTGGGTCAGGATGCGGGCGACAGCCAAACTAAAAAATTTGTGGAGCATAAACTAAATGCCGCGGCCTGGTTGATTAAAAGTATTGAGCAGCGCCGCCTGACCCTGTACAAGGTTACTAAATGCCTGGTTGACCTGCAGCGTGACTTTCTGGATTATGGGGTTAAATATTTAAAACCGTTAAACCTTAAAACGGTGGCCGACATTGTGGGTCTGCATGAGTCTACTGTGTCCAGAGCCACTTCAAATAAGTATATTCAGACACCCCAGGGCGTCTTTGAAATGAAGTACTTTTTTTCTTCCGGTTTGAGCAACGCAGGAGGGCCTGCGGTTTCCGCCGCAAGCATCAAAAAAGCACTGCGCGAGATTATTGACGGGGAAGACGCCAAAACGCCGTTAAATGATCAACAGATTGCGGATATCTTTAACCGGCGCGGTGTTAAAATCTCACGGCGTACGGTAGCCAAATACCGCGATGAAATGAACGTACCGCCTATTAGAAAAAGAAAACGATATTAA
- the gap gene encoding type I glyceraldehyde-3-phosphate dehydrogenase, protein MAVKLGINGFGRIGRLVLKAALSHPEIEVVAVNHKSRRLPANDMFASTLAHTLKYDSIHGRLDDDIKGYDDTIAVNGQQFKVLSEGDPAALPWGKLGVDIVVESTGKFNDPEKAGAHLAAGAKKVVISAPAKGECLTLVMGVNEGIYDPVKHNIVSNASCTTNCLAPVAKVLLNKFGIVKGLMTTVHAVTNNQQILDMPSKDMRRSRAAFNSIIPTTTGAARAVAQVLPELKGRLNGMAMRVPTLNVSLVDLVVQLQKKVTREEVNAILKDASEGELKGILGYSELPLVSIDYNGDPHSSIVDALSTMVIGEDMIKVLAWYDNEWGYSNRVVNLVEYIAKRGL, encoded by the coding sequence ATGGCGGTAAAGTTGGGGATTAACGGTTTTGGCAGGATTGGACGTTTGGTATTGAAAGCAGCATTGAGCCACCCGGAAATTGAGGTGGTGGCCGTTAATCATAAATCCCGAAGGCTGCCGGCAAACGATATGTTCGCCAGTACGCTTGCCCACACGTTAAAGTACGATTCTATTCATGGCAGGCTGGATGATGATATAAAAGGTTATGATGATACTATTGCGGTTAACGGCCAGCAATTTAAAGTGTTATCCGAGGGGGATCCCGCCGCGCTGCCCTGGGGGAAACTGGGTGTGGATATAGTGGTGGAGTCCACCGGCAAGTTTAACGATCCGGAGAAGGCCGGCGCCCACCTGGCGGCCGGGGCTAAAAAAGTGGTTATATCGGCGCCGGCCAAAGGGGAATGCCTGACATTGGTGATGGGTGTCAATGAGGGTATATATGACCCGGTCAAGCATAATATTGTGAGCAATGCTTCTTGTACTACCAACTGCCTGGCCCCCGTGGCCAAGGTGCTGCTTAATAAATTCGGCATTGTCAAGGGTTTGATGACTACGGTGCACGCGGTGACCAATAACCAGCAAATTCTTGACATGCCCAGCAAGGATATGCGTCGCAGCAGAGCGGCTTTTAATTCCATTATTCCCACCACTACCGGAGCGGCCCGGGCAGTAGCGCAGGTGCTGCCTGAGCTGAAGGGGCGGCTCAATGGTATGGCCATGCGGGTGCCCACCCTTAATGTCTCACTGGTTGATTTAGTGGTGCAGCTGCAGAAGAAAGTTACCCGGGAAGAAGTCAATGCGATTTTAAAAGATGCATCCGAGGGTGAGTTAAAGGGTATACTGGGATACAGCGAACTGCCCCTTGTTTCCATCGACTATAACGGTGACCCCCATTCCTCTATTGTAGATGCGCTTTCCACGATGGTAATAGGGGAAGACATGATCAAGGTGCTGGCCTGGTATGATAACGAGTGGGGTTATTCCAACCGGGTCGTCAATTTGGTAGAATACATTGCTAAAAGAGGATTATAA